ATGAAGTCAGTGCGCTCCTCCGACATAAAGATTCGTCTGAACGTCTTCGCGGCGCAAGAATGTTGATCGCACTAGAAACAGCTCCTTCGTTAGCTGAAATAAGAAGGCTACGGAACGAAGAACCGAGTTCATGGGTGCGAGCGGCATTAGATCGCGCTTTGCAACGGTGGGAAAGGAGTGGTGCCCCAGACCGTGGGGAAGGCTGGATATCCGAAGCCAGTGCCGTAGACCTCGAAGATGTCCGAGCGCAAGCTATCGAATTCGTAACCAAGTCGTTCTTACATGAAATCCGGCCGTTGGTTACGGATATAAATGTGTTCGCACGCGACGAGATTGGCGCTGCTTTCGAGACATCTAAGACGGCCCGGGCCATTATTCGTATTCGTGAATTTCTTCAAGCTATTCAACGGTTGAATGAAGCTGCCTCATCGCCTCAGCTTATCGAGTTCGACTTGGGAAATCTGATTGTGGAAGAAATTGCCAATGGGAAGTTTTCGCAAGACCAGCTCGTAGCTACTCGGAGTGACCCAGTGATTGTAAAAGGCGATCCGAACCTTCTAAAGTTGGCTCTACAAAATGCATTTCGTAATGCAGTCGAAGCGAGTGAATCGACCGGCAAACAAGTTGTGGTAAATTGCGGCGCTTCGTCAGGAAAAGCTTGGGTAGCCATACTCGACGAAGGAATCGGCCTTCCCGAAAGTGCAACAAAAGTTTGGATGCCGGGTGTCACAAAGAAATCGAAAGAAGAGCATTTTGGGTTTGGTCTTCCTATAGCGCGGCGTGCGATTCACTCGCTCGGTGGCTGTATCCGCCTGTATCCTCGAGAACACGGCGGGACGGCGTGTGAGATTCTGTGGGTTTTCGAGCAACAGCGGCAACTGGAGGACGAGTGAAGATTCTTCTGGTCGAGGATGAGGATAGAAGCGCGCGACAGACAAGCTCGATCATTAGGCGCATTTCAAACAGCTGTGAAATCAGCGTCGCTAGATGTCGCGACGACGCAATCGCGGAAATCGAACAGCGCTCGTTTGATCTGGTGATATGTGATCTTCGCATTCCACCAAATAACGAGAGTGCGGATGTGGACGAAAGTCACGGGCTGGCAGTACACGGTCGTGCACGGGAGCTGGCCCCCGGTACTCCACTCGCATTTTTAACCGCCTTCGCCACGCCAAAGAATACAAAAGACCATCTGTCCGGTGGTGGGCTTGAAAATGTCTTTGGTATTGCGAATTTTCGGCTTGTCCAATTGATCGAAAAAGACGATCTTATGGGGCTCGAACAGTATCTTGAGACGCTATTAGGAGCTTGCGAATCGTTGCAGTCCTCTTGCACTGTCACGGGTTCTGAACTTGATGAACCGATGTTTGATCGAGCGGTCCGCGTCTATGCTGCGTCAACTGGTCACAGCAGGGTCGTCGTCGAGGCCTCGTCCGGCCTTTCAGGTGCAGCCGTTGGGCGTGTCCGACTCGAATCTGACATCCAAGCATCGGCGAAGGTGTTGATCAAGCTTGATTCTCACAGCAATTCCGCCGACGAATCCGAGCGGTACAACAAGTATGTGGCTAATCGCCTCCAGCCAGGGCACTTTGCGCCTGCATTACCGCCTATGCGAGCAGGATTAAGGAAGAAGTCTGCCCTCGTCCTGACTTTAGCAGATGACCGATATATGACCTTATTCGAATTCTTGCGACAAACGCCTGGTTGTGCCGCCGAGGTCGTGGCTAGACTACGTCAGGCTTTGCAACCCTGGTCCGAGGTCACGAACACAATTCCAGTGGATCTTCGAGACCTGAGGCAATCTCGCATATCCGACGCGGAGCTGATCTCTAACGGATTTGACGCTAACGACTTTGGGCGTAGGGAAGCACGTTCGATATCAATGCGGCAAGGAATCGTTCATGGCGACTTGCACGGCGGTAATGTATTAGTGGATAGTGATCGGCGCCCAATGATCGTTGACTACGGCGATGTTGGGGTCGATTACACGGCGGTCGACCCTGTGACGCTCGAACTTAGCCTTATCTACAATCGGCAGGGCCCTGCTCGAGCAGCTGAATTTCACTCCAGCATCCGCTGGGATTTGTGGCCCGATGTCGAGGCATGCTACGACTCGAGTCCGTTTAGGAGCTTCGCTGCTGCCTGCCGCCAGTGGGCGTTAGAGTCGGATTCTGAAGAAGCCGTGATGGCGTTCGCGTACGCTCACTCTGTCCGCCAGCTGAAATACGGTGATGTTCCCAAAGAAGTGGCCTCGGCGGTTG
This genomic stretch from Mycobacterium paragordonae harbors:
- a CDS encoding sensor histidine kinase — translated: MNADEVSALLRHKDSSERLRGARMLIALETAPSLAEIRRLRNEEPSSWVRAALDRALQRWERSGAPDRGEGWISEASAVDLEDVRAQAIEFVTKSFLHEIRPLVTDINVFARDEIGAAFETSKTARAIIRIREFLQAIQRLNEAASSPQLIEFDLGNLIVEEIANGKFSQDQLVATRSDPVIVKGDPNLLKLALQNAFRNAVEASESTGKQVVVNCGASSGKAWVAILDEGIGLPESATKVWMPGVTKKSKEEHFGFGLPIARRAIHSLGGCIRLYPREHGGTACEILWVFEQQRQLEDE
- a CDS encoding response regulator, which encodes MKILLVEDEDRSARQTSSIIRRISNSCEISVARCRDDAIAEIEQRSFDLVICDLRIPPNNESADVDESHGLAVHGRARELAPGTPLAFLTAFATPKNTKDHLSGGGLENVFGIANFRLVQLIEKDDLMGLEQYLETLLGACESLQSSCTVTGSELDEPMFDRAVRVYAASTGHSRVVVEASSGLSGAAVGRVRLESDIQASAKVLIKLDSHSNSADESERYNKYVANRLQPGHFAPALPPMRAGLRKKSALVLTLADDRYMTLFEFLRQTPGCAAEVVARLRQALQPWSEVTNTIPVDLRDLRQSRISDAELISNGFDANDFGRREARSISMRQGIVHGDLHGGNVLVDSDRRPMIVDYGDVGVDYTAVDPVTLELSLIYNRQGPARAAEFHSSIRWDLWPDVEACYDSSPFRSFAAACRQWALESDSEEAVMAFAYAHSVRQLKYGDVPKEVASAVADASVSAL